The Chitinophaga flava genome has a segment encoding these proteins:
- a CDS encoding SusD/RagB family nutrient-binding outer membrane lipoprotein produces MRRLHILSIALGTMILIMSSGCKKYLDVNTDPDRPLNAPPGAVLSGSQVALAYVLGGADFSLVTGILTNQVDGADRQFAAYQKYLLVADNFSNPWGTIYQNAMNNFVELRKAAEEKKYPYFAGISKVLTAYTLCASTDVWGDIPYSDAFKGLSFQFKSKYDKQQDIYKTIDQLITDALKDLNTPTSAAGTLPGSSDLMYGGSTAAWIKFANSIRLRILIHQTKRDPNAAQKVVDAASAAGGLISTGKDDAQLNFLNDEKRANPLYQFNSQRDGYASYGASFLFTQMEALNDPRTDKYQPGGFYDQISSPVLYITSYEVNFILAEAHARLGHVAQAKSYYEAAIKGSFDKVGADIGGYLTETGVSFDDATTDDARLSLIMTQKYYAMYLQSESFADWRRTGIPALVSKNPGQEIPRRLPYPQTELSYNKDNVPTGITLTSRVWWDQ; encoded by the coding sequence ATGAGACGCTTACATATATTATCCATCGCTTTGGGCACAATGATTTTAATCATGTCCAGCGGTTGCAAAAAGTACCTCGATGTTAATACAGACCCGGACCGTCCTTTGAATGCTCCTCCAGGGGCTGTTCTCTCGGGTTCTCAGGTCGCACTGGCCTACGTATTGGGTGGTGCCGATTTTTCTCTGGTAACCGGTATTCTCACTAATCAGGTAGATGGCGCTGACAGACAGTTTGCTGCCTATCAGAAATATCTTCTGGTAGCTGATAACTTCAGTAACCCCTGGGGAACGATTTATCAGAATGCTATGAACAACTTTGTGGAGCTGAGGAAAGCAGCAGAAGAAAAAAAGTATCCGTACTTTGCCGGGATCAGCAAAGTGCTGACTGCATATACCCTGTGTGCCAGTACTGATGTATGGGGTGATATTCCTTACAGTGATGCGTTCAAAGGACTGTCTTTCCAGTTTAAGTCCAAGTACGACAAACAACAGGATATCTATAAAACAATAGATCAGCTGATCACTGATGCACTAAAAGATCTGAATACACCTACCAGCGCAGCCGGTACATTACCTGGCAGCAGTGACCTGATGTATGGCGGCAGTACAGCTGCCTGGATAAAATTCGCTAACTCCATCCGTCTGAGGATACTGATCCATCAAACCAAAAGGGACCCTAACGCTGCACAGAAAGTAGTGGACGCTGCAAGTGCCGCTGGTGGCCTTATCAGCACTGGTAAAGATGATGCGCAGCTAAATTTCCTCAATGATGAAAAAAGAGCCAATCCGCTGTATCAGTTTAATTCACAGCGTGACGGATATGCTAGTTATGGTGCGTCTTTTCTATTCACACAGATGGAAGCCCTGAATGATCCCCGTACTGATAAGTATCAGCCTGGTGGTTTCTATGATCAGATCAGTTCACCGGTATTATACATTACCAGCTATGAAGTAAACTTTATCCTGGCGGAAGCACATGCCAGACTGGGACATGTGGCGCAGGCAAAAAGCTACTATGAAGCTGCTATCAAAGGCTCTTTCGATAAAGTAGGTGCTGATATAGGTGGCTACCTTACGGAGACAGGAGTAAGCTTTGACGATGCTACCACAGATGATGCAAGGCTTTCCCTCATCATGACCCAGAAATATTACGCTATGTATCTGCAATCAGAATCTTTTGCAGACTGGCGCCGTACGGGTATTCCAGCGCTTGTTTCCAAAAATCCCGGACAGGAAATTCCCAGACGTTTACCCTATCCGCAAACAGAACTGTCTTACAATAAAGACAATGTGCCTACTGGCATCACACTGACCTCCAGAGTTTGGTGGGATCAATAA
- a CDS encoding DUF3467 domain-containing protein, with protein sequence MENQHEEQNQLNIELNEEIAEGQYANLAIITHSNAEFVVDFVNVMPGLPKAKVKSRIILTPQHAKRFMKALQDNIKKYESVHGTIQDQEPVSMPMNFGGPTAQA encoded by the coding sequence ATGGAAAATCAGCACGAAGAGCAGAATCAGCTTAACATCGAGTTAAATGAAGAGATTGCAGAAGGGCAATACGCCAACCTTGCTATAATCACACATTCCAACGCCGAATTTGTAGTGGATTTTGTTAACGTGATGCCCGGCCTGCCCAAGGCTAAAGTCAAGTCCCGCATCATTCTTACCCCTCAGCATGCCAAGCGCTTCATGAAAGCTTTGCAGGATAATATCAAAAAATATGAATCCGTTCATGGTACAATTCAGGACCAGGAGCCGGTTTCAATGCCAATGAATTTTGGAGGTCCCACTGCTCAAGCGTAA
- a CDS encoding Ldh family oxidoreductase, translating to MEHIYSYHHLTEFTREVFIRMGCSLEHAMLASEVLVAADLRGIDSHGVARLSGYVRLWEAKRINARPNIRIVHETPSTAVVDGDAGLGLVVAPYAMEVAIKKAAVAGTGWVSVKNSNHFGIAGYHAMKALDHDMIGMAMTNASPLVAPTFAKERMLGTNPIAVAIPAKEQPAFVADFATTTAANGKLEILQRKNLEAPYGWIQDKEGNPSTNPHELKDGGALLPLGGDRDHGSHKGYCLGAIVDIFSAVLSGANYGPWAPPFVSFLPLAPDPVGEGLGHFFGAMRVDAFRPAEEFKTHMDTWISRFRAAVPVEGKQVLIPGDPEREMQQHRLQNGIPVLAPVVKDMQEVAAKFKLNF from the coding sequence ATGGAACATATTTATTCTTATCATCATCTGACGGAGTTTACCCGGGAAGTTTTTATTCGCATGGGTTGCTCTCTGGAACACGCTATGCTTGCCAGCGAAGTGTTGGTAGCCGCGGATCTCAGGGGTATCGATTCTCATGGGGTGGCGCGTTTGTCTGGTTACGTACGTTTATGGGAAGCCAAACGTATCAATGCCCGTCCGAATATCCGTATTGTACATGAAACCCCCAGCACTGCTGTAGTAGATGGTGATGCCGGCCTTGGCCTGGTAGTAGCGCCCTACGCAATGGAGGTGGCCATAAAGAAAGCTGCCGTCGCAGGTACCGGCTGGGTGAGCGTAAAAAACTCCAACCACTTCGGTATAGCAGGATACCATGCCATGAAGGCACTGGACCACGATATGATCGGTATGGCCATGACCAATGCCAGTCCGCTGGTAGCCCCTACTTTCGCCAAAGAGCGGATGCTGGGCACCAATCCTATCGCAGTGGCTATTCCTGCAAAGGAACAGCCAGCTTTTGTGGCCGACTTTGCCACTACCACTGCTGCTAATGGTAAACTGGAAATATTACAGCGTAAGAACCTGGAAGCACCCTATGGATGGATTCAGGATAAAGAAGGTAATCCCAGCACCAACCCGCACGAACTCAAGGATGGTGGTGCATTGCTGCCACTGGGAGGCGACCGTGACCACGGAAGTCATAAAGGGTATTGTTTGGGAGCAATAGTTGATATATTTTCGGCCGTCCTTTCAGGCGCTAATTACGGACCCTGGGCACCGCCATTTGTGAGTTTCCTCCCACTGGCGCCCGATCCTGTAGGAGAAGGCCTTGGACATTTCTTCGGAGCCATGCGCGTAGATGCTTTCCGCCCTGCGGAAGAATTCAAAACGCATATGGACACCTGGATCAGCCGTTTCCGCGCCGCCGTGCCGGTAGAAGGTAAACAGGTGCTCATCCCCGGTGATCCCGAAAGAGAAATGCAACAGCATCGGCTGCAAAACGGAATACCCGTACTGGCGCCGGTAGTAAAAGATATGCAGGAAGTAGCGGCTAAATTCAAATTGAATTTTTAA
- a CDS encoding aspartate kinase, producing the protein MKVLKFGGTSVGKPERMHSVAQLITADNDQKIVVLSALSGTTNSLVEISQSLSEGKKTQAKQQIDKLESHYRTFCEELVKQDDGRAKAKAIVDEHFEFLNIILKISFNEALNKDILAQGELLSTRLFCAYLEEAGIPAVLLPALDFMSIDEYEEPEIPKIKIKLANLISQHKDQYIFITQGYICRNAKGEVDNLKRGGSDYSASLIGAAIQASEIQIWTDIDGMHNNDPRVVKKTFPIDQLSFDEAAELAYFGAKILHPASIWPAQHFNIPVKLLNTMQPEAKGTIITELPNGNGVKAIAAKDGIIAIKIKSSRMLLAYGFLRKIFEVFEKYRTPIDMITTSEVAVSLTIDSQVNLDQILKELQPFGTVELDHHQTIVSIVGNEVAATPSIITKLFDALEGTPLRMISYGGSRHNISILVNGQYKDKTLQVLNKGLFGLE; encoded by the coding sequence ATGAAAGTGTTAAAATTTGGTGGAACCTCCGTGGGAAAACCAGAGCGCATGCATTCAGTAGCACAACTGATCACCGCAGATAATGATCAGAAAATTGTGGTACTGTCTGCCTTGTCAGGCACCACAAACTCACTTGTGGAAATCAGCCAGTCATTGTCAGAAGGCAAAAAAACACAGGCGAAGCAGCAGATAGATAAGCTGGAAAGCCACTACCGGACCTTTTGCGAAGAACTGGTGAAGCAGGACGATGGCCGCGCCAAAGCTAAAGCCATCGTTGATGAACACTTTGAATTTCTGAATATCATACTGAAGATATCTTTCAATGAAGCATTGAATAAAGATATCCTCGCCCAGGGTGAGCTGCTGTCTACCCGCCTGTTCTGCGCATATCTGGAAGAAGCCGGCATCCCTGCCGTACTGCTGCCAGCACTCGATTTCATGAGCATCGATGAATACGAAGAACCGGAAATTCCTAAAATCAAAATCAAACTGGCTAACCTGATCAGCCAGCATAAAGATCAGTATATCTTCATCACACAGGGATATATCTGCCGCAATGCCAAAGGAGAAGTGGATAACCTGAAACGCGGTGGTAGTGATTATTCTGCTTCCCTGATCGGAGCTGCTATCCAGGCTTCTGAAATACAGATCTGGACTGACATTGACGGTATGCATAACAACGATCCTCGTGTGGTGAAAAAAACTTTCCCCATCGATCAGTTGTCCTTCGATGAAGCTGCAGAACTGGCCTATTTTGGCGCTAAAATCCTGCACCCGGCTTCTATCTGGCCTGCCCAGCATTTTAATATCCCGGTGAAGCTGCTCAACACCATGCAGCCGGAAGCAAAAGGCACCATCATCACCGAACTGCCTAATGGTAACGGTGTGAAAGCCATCGCTGCAAAAGATGGTATCATCGCCATCAAGATCAAATCCAGCCGCATGCTGCTGGCATACGGTTTCCTCCGGAAAATATTTGAAGTATTCGAAAAATACCGCACACCAATCGATATGATCACCACTTCTGAAGTGGCAGTATCACTTACCATCGATAGTCAGGTGAACCTTGATCAGATCCTGAAGGAACTACAGCCGTTCGGTACCGTGGAGCTGGACCACCACCAGACCATCGTTTCTATCGTAGGTAACGAAGTGGCAGCTACTCCTTCCATCATCACCAAACTGTTTGATGCATTGGAAGGCACACCGTTACGGATGATCTCCTACGGCGGTAGCAGACACAATATTTCCATTCTGGTTAATGGCCAGTACAAGGATAAAACCCTGCAGGTGCTTAATAAAGGGCTGTTTGGCCTGGAATAG
- a CDS encoding RES family NAD+ phosphorylase: MEVYRISKCAYINDLTGTGARLYGGRWNSPGHAIVYTAGSRALSALEVLVHIPLKNIVQDFCIATIHIPDDIAIRTITKQDLPSGWQSLAPFPELQCIGDEWVDTARYAILKIPSVVIAEEFNYLINPLHPEAANISIITTQPFVFDQRLRKV, from the coding sequence ATGGAAGTATACAGGATCAGTAAGTGCGCTTACATCAATGATCTTACAGGCACAGGTGCGCGGTTATACGGCGGCCGGTGGAACAGCCCGGGGCATGCGATCGTATACACCGCTGGCAGCAGAGCGCTGTCTGCGCTGGAAGTACTGGTACATATCCCGCTAAAAAATATTGTACAGGACTTCTGTATTGCCACTATCCACATCCCCGACGATATTGCCATCAGAACTATCACCAAACAGGACCTGCCTTCAGGCTGGCAATCACTTGCACCATTCCCTGAACTACAATGTATCGGCGACGAATGGGTGGACACAGCGCGTTATGCCATACTCAAAATACCTTCTGTGGTGATTGCAGAAGAATTTAACTACCTCATCAATCCGCTGCATCCCGAGGCAGCCAATATCTCCATCATCACCACCCAACCGTTTGTATTTGATCAGCGGCTAAGAAAAGTATAA
- the parS gene encoding type II RES/Xre toxin-antitoxin system antitoxin translates to MKHAKKYHVQENALMVVEEPGAAYVPGSGYFDFIQLSRSGVLKRALLNLSRQLSFSLAELAQVLHISERTLQRYADDAKLSADTSERAILLSQLYQRGTEVFGNLENFKEWMRTPLPAFNYQLPISLLDTTFGFQLILDELGRIEHGLFA, encoded by the coding sequence ATGAAACATGCTAAAAAATACCATGTGCAGGAGAATGCATTAATGGTTGTGGAAGAACCAGGAGCAGCCTATGTTCCCGGTAGTGGTTATTTTGATTTTATTCAGCTATCCCGCAGTGGCGTGCTGAAAAGAGCGTTATTAAATCTGAGCCGCCAGCTTTCTTTTTCACTGGCAGAACTGGCGCAAGTGCTGCATATCTCGGAAAGGACCTTACAACGGTATGCAGATGACGCCAAACTTTCTGCCGACACCTCCGAACGCGCCATTCTTCTCTCCCAGCTTTACCAAAGGGGTACCGAAGTTTTCGGTAATCTGGAAAATTTCAAGGAATGGATGCGTACCCCACTCCCAGCCTTCAACTATCAACTCCCTATTTCGCTCCTCGACACCACTTTTGGTTTTCAGCTCATACTGGATGAGCTGGGGCGTATAGAACACGGACTTTTTGCATAA
- a CDS encoding DNA polymerase III subunit alpha, with the protein MYLNCKTFFSLRYGTMPAGMLVEKAAQLGITTLALTNINITSDAWEFVEQCRQHLIKPVLGVECHQQTTFRYILLARNQEGWYQINQFLSEYLHSGQPFPDRAPALPGTYAIYTWGSLAPETLLPHELLGIKPRDINKLFRVDTFSIRHKLVVMHPVTFQDKEHFELHRILRAIDQNILISQLEPHTTGTIHDQFIHPAKMVEHFEQYPHIVENTLRILETCTVDMEMNVPRNRKCFLSSVEEDRQKLRTLAYEGMEYRYGKDNPEAVRRIESELKIVAQLEFEAYFLISWDIIRYAQERGFFYVGRGSGANSIVAYCLKITDVDPIELDLFFERFLNPYRTSPPDFDIDFSWRDRDEIIQYVFDKYGREHTALLGTVTTFQTNAIIREMGKVYGLPKKEIDKILENGFNIQLNEDNIQRKILHFSKLMDQEKSFPNHLSIHAGGILISDEPIHHYCTTYLPPKGFSTAQLDMWQAERIGLYKFDILSQRGLGHIRDAIGLIRENKHVDVDIHNVKAFTIDTQVRENLKKVNTIGCFYIESPAMRQLLQKLECDNYLALVAASSIIRPGVAQSGMMKQYIQSYRNPAAVTYLHPIIENLLKETFGIMVYQEDVIKVAHQYANMELADADTLRRAMAGKYRGTKEFEQIQERFFANCAKLGRPYEVSVEVWRQIASFANFSFSKAHSASFAVESYQSLYLKTYFPAEFMVAVINNFGGFYNRELYFRELKKTGVRLHPPCINNSDYSTNIKGEDVYVGFIHVEGLEQALAERILEERRQYGPYLHLEDFCARIAPGAEQLELLIRIDCFHFTGHTKKQLLWKSSLLVRQKDTNTSSHTMSLFSAAPVDCELPELAYHVHEDAFDEIDLLGFPLLSPFEVLSHDQSAYIPSRNFNKYIHLPVTTLGYLVTTKFMRTSKGEPMCFGTFLDRDGHFIDTVHFPDSLRQYPFQKGGFYILQGKVVAEYSVITLEISQMRKIGYFEDKKIR; encoded by the coding sequence ATGTACCTGAACTGTAAAACATTTTTCAGTCTGCGCTACGGCACCATGCCCGCAGGCATGCTGGTCGAAAAAGCCGCTCAGCTGGGCATTACCACCCTGGCCCTCACTAATATCAACATCACCTCCGATGCCTGGGAGTTTGTGGAGCAATGCAGGCAACACCTGATCAAACCGGTGCTGGGCGTGGAATGCCATCAGCAAACCACTTTCCGCTACATACTCCTGGCCCGCAACCAGGAAGGCTGGTATCAGATCAACCAGTTTCTTTCTGAATACCTGCATAGCGGCCAACCATTCCCTGACCGGGCCCCGGCCCTACCCGGCACCTACGCCATCTATACCTGGGGCAGCCTCGCACCCGAGACACTCCTCCCACATGAACTACTAGGCATTAAACCCCGTGATATCAATAAGCTGTTCCGCGTAGACACCTTCAGTATCCGCCACAAACTGGTGGTCATGCATCCTGTCACCTTTCAGGACAAGGAACACTTTGAACTACACCGGATATTGCGCGCCATCGATCAGAACATCCTCATCTCCCAGCTAGAACCCCATACCACCGGCACTATCCACGACCAGTTCATTCATCCCGCCAAAATGGTGGAGCATTTTGAGCAATACCCCCATATTGTGGAAAACACCCTTCGTATCCTGGAAACCTGCACGGTAGACATGGAAATGAACGTTCCCCGCAACCGGAAATGTTTTCTCAGCAGTGTGGAAGAAGACCGGCAAAAACTGCGGACACTGGCCTATGAAGGCATGGAATACCGCTACGGCAAAGACAATCCGGAAGCAGTACGCCGTATAGAGAGTGAGTTAAAAATCGTTGCCCAGCTGGAGTTTGAAGCATACTTTCTCATCTCCTGGGATATTATCCGCTACGCACAGGAACGAGGTTTCTTTTACGTAGGACGCGGCAGCGGCGCCAACTCCATCGTAGCCTACTGCCTGAAAATAACAGATGTAGACCCGATAGAACTGGACCTGTTTTTTGAACGTTTCCTGAATCCTTACCGCACTTCACCACCGGACTTTGACATCGATTTTTCCTGGCGTGACCGCGACGAGATCATTCAGTATGTTTTTGATAAATACGGAAGGGAACATACCGCCCTGCTGGGCACTGTCACCACTTTCCAGACCAATGCCATTATCCGGGAGATGGGCAAGGTGTATGGACTTCCCAAAAAAGAAATCGATAAGATTCTGGAGAACGGTTTCAACATACAGCTGAATGAAGACAATATCCAGCGCAAAATCCTGCATTTCAGCAAACTGATGGACCAGGAAAAATCTTTTCCCAACCATCTCAGTATACATGCCGGCGGTATTCTTATCAGCGATGAACCTATTCATCATTACTGCACCACCTACCTGCCGCCCAAAGGCTTCAGCACCGCGCAACTGGACATGTGGCAGGCGGAACGTATCGGGCTGTATAAGTTCGATATCCTCAGTCAGCGCGGCCTGGGACATATCCGCGATGCGATCGGTCTTATCCGCGAAAACAAACATGTAGACGTCGATATTCACAATGTAAAAGCTTTCACCATCGATACTCAAGTGCGGGAAAACCTGAAAAAGGTGAATACGATCGGTTGTTTTTATATTGAATCTCCTGCCATGCGGCAGCTGCTGCAGAAACTGGAATGTGACAATTACCTGGCGCTGGTAGCCGCCAGCTCTATCATCCGGCCGGGAGTAGCCCAGTCGGGCATGATGAAACAATACATTCAAAGTTATCGCAATCCCGCTGCTGTTACTTATCTGCACCCTATTATTGAGAATCTGCTGAAGGAAACCTTTGGTATTATGGTGTATCAGGAAGATGTGATCAAAGTGGCCCACCAGTATGCTAATATGGAACTAGCCGATGCAGATACGCTGCGGCGGGCCATGGCAGGGAAATACCGTGGTACTAAAGAATTTGAGCAGATCCAGGAAAGATTTTTTGCCAACTGCGCTAAACTGGGACGGCCTTATGAAGTGTCGGTGGAAGTGTGGCGGCAGATTGCCAGTTTTGCTAACTTCTCCTTCTCCAAAGCCCACTCCGCCAGCTTCGCCGTAGAGAGTTACCAAAGCCTGTATCTGAAAACCTACTTCCCGGCAGAGTTTATGGTGGCCGTTATCAATAACTTCGGTGGCTTCTATAACCGGGAACTGTATTTCCGGGAGCTGAAAAAAACCGGTGTCCGGCTGCATCCGCCCTGCATCAACAACAGCGACTATTCTACCAATATCAAAGGGGAAGATGTATATGTAGGCTTTATTCATGTAGAAGGGCTGGAACAGGCGCTGGCAGAACGAATACTGGAAGAGCGCCGGCAATACGGCCCCTACCTGCATCTGGAAGATTTTTGTGCCAGAATAGCCCCTGGTGCAGAACAGCTGGAGCTGTTGATCCGCATCGACTGTTTTCATTTCACCGGACATACTAAAAAACAGCTGTTGTGGAAAAGCAGTTTGCTGGTGCGTCAGAAAGATACCAATACCTCCTCCCATACCATGTCGCTCTTCAGCGCGGCACCGGTTGACTGTGAACTGCCGGAACTGGCCTACCATGTACATGAAGACGCCTTCGATGAAATTGATCTGCTGGGATTCCCGCTGCTATCACCTTTTGAGGTGCTGTCGCATGATCAGTCTGCGTATATCCCTTCCCGTAATTTCAACAAGTATATCCATCTACCTGTCACTACCCTGGGTTATCTGGTCACCACCAAGTTTATGCGCACATCCAAAGGTGAGCCGATGTGTTTTGGCACTTTCCTCGACCGGGATGGTCATTTTATTGATACAGTACATTTTCCTGACAGCCTGCGGCAATACCCTTTTCAGAAGGGTGGTTTTTATATCCTGCAGGGCAAGGTAGTTGCTGAATACAGCGTTATCACACTGGAAATCAGCCAGATGCGAAAGATCGGCTATTTCGAGGATAAAAAAATCCGATAA
- the dinB gene encoding DNA polymerase IV, which yields MLTLQQRAIAHFDLDCFFVSVECQQDSRLKGKPLLIGGSSDRAVVAACSYEARRYGIHSAMPMKTALRLCPHAIVRSGDMDRYSEKSREVTSIIADKAPLYEKSSIDEFYLDLSGMDKFFGSLKWTTELRKAIIKESGLPISFGLASNKLVSKVATDEAKPNGQLEILFGHEKNFLAPLSIEKIPMVGKETAAQLRRRGVETVKTLSEVPISLLEAWMGKNGISLWRKANGIDESPVVPYYEQKSISTESTFPADTIDMEFLHAELVRMTEKIAFELRQQNKLTGCVTVKIRYSDFETVTKQMSIPYSCSDHVLLEKVKDLFKKLYDRRLLVRLIGVRFSHLVQGNYQINLFDDSQEMIALYQAIDHIKNRFGADLLMKGTNVAPPGQRKYPVQKDIMPYYKG from the coding sequence ATGCTCACGTTACAACAGCGTGCTATCGCGCATTTTGATCTGGATTGTTTTTTTGTGTCGGTGGAATGCCAGCAGGATAGCCGGTTGAAAGGCAAACCCCTGTTAATAGGCGGCAGCAGCGACCGCGCCGTAGTAGCGGCCTGCAGTTATGAAGCACGCCGCTATGGCATCCACTCGGCCATGCCTATGAAAACTGCCCTACGGCTCTGCCCCCATGCCATCGTCCGCAGCGGCGACATGGACCGCTACAGCGAAAAATCACGGGAAGTGACCAGCATCATCGCCGACAAAGCTCCTTTGTACGAAAAATCATCCATCGATGAGTTTTATCTCGACCTCTCCGGCATGGATAAATTTTTCGGCTCCCTCAAATGGACCACGGAACTGAGAAAAGCCATCATAAAAGAATCCGGCCTGCCCATCTCCTTCGGCCTCGCATCCAACAAACTCGTGTCTAAAGTAGCCACCGACGAAGCCAAACCTAACGGACAACTGGAAATACTGTTCGGCCATGAAAAAAATTTCCTCGCCCCTCTCTCCATCGAGAAAATACCCATGGTAGGCAAGGAAACCGCCGCTCAGCTCCGACGCCGTGGTGTGGAAACCGTCAAAACCCTGAGCGAGGTGCCCATCTCCCTGCTGGAAGCCTGGATGGGAAAAAACGGCATCTCCCTCTGGAGAAAAGCCAATGGCATCGACGAATCTCCAGTAGTGCCCTACTATGAACAAAAATCCATCTCCACCGAAAGCACCTTCCCTGCAGATACCATCGACATGGAATTCCTCCATGCCGAACTGGTACGCATGACCGAAAAAATAGCATTTGAACTACGCCAGCAGAACAAACTGACCGGCTGCGTGACCGTCAAAATCCGGTACTCCGACTTTGAAACTGTCACCAAACAAATGTCTATCCCCTACTCCTGCTCCGATCATGTATTGCTCGAAAAAGTAAAAGACCTGTTTAAAAAACTGTATGACCGCCGCCTGCTGGTACGCCTTATCGGCGTACGATTCAGCCACCTCGTACAAGGCAACTACCAGATCAATCTCTTCGACGACAGCCAGGAAATGATCGCCCTTTATCAGGCTATCGACCATATCAAAAACCGCTTCGGCGCAGACCTGCTCATGAAAGGCACCAATGTGGCCCCTCCCGGCCAGCGGAAATATCCTGTGCAAAAAGATATCATGCCATACTACAAAGGATGA
- a CDS encoding SdpI family protein, producing the protein MKQTNALKEFLILALLLLPMAYLAIIWNNLPVDIPTSFDRSGNPEGINGRTGFLLLMIFQFVTNALIYALFRYIPPEESNSPVVSTVEQREYYRVRFAIHIYLALFSCLIIFMVSLGKPFEMARWAFVMIGVLVIGIGLYLRKLQTTPNHYIGVRTPWTLQSGEIWTKTHQMAATLWISAGVVMIIISFFLPLITGVFLIFFGAIVLAALPYIYSFRLYNKDKG; encoded by the coding sequence ATGAAACAAACCAATGCATTGAAGGAGTTTCTCATCCTGGCCCTGCTACTCTTGCCCATGGCTTATCTGGCCATTATCTGGAACAATCTGCCGGTGGATATTCCAACAAGCTTCGACAGGAGTGGGAATCCGGAAGGGATAAATGGCAGAACAGGTTTTCTGCTGTTGATGATCTTTCAGTTTGTGACCAACGCATTGATCTATGCGCTGTTCCGTTATATTCCCCCGGAAGAAAGCAATAGTCCGGTGGTGTCTACGGTTGAACAGCGGGAATATTACCGGGTACGGTTTGCCATACACATTTATCTGGCGTTGTTCTCCTGTTTGATTATCTTTATGGTGAGTCTGGGTAAACCGTTCGAAATGGCGCGCTGGGCTTTTGTGATGATCGGTGTGTTGGTGATCGGTATCGGGTTGTATCTGCGGAAACTGCAAACAACGCCCAACCATTACATCGGGGTGCGAACGCCCTGGACATTGCAGAGCGGTGAGATATGGACCAAAACGCACCAGATGGCGGCTACTTTATGGATCAGTGCTGGTGTGGTGATGATCATTATCAGTTTTTTCCTGCCGCTGATTACCGGGGTGTTTCTGATTTTTTTCGGGGCTATTGTACTGGCAGCCCTGCCTTATATATACTCCTTCCGGTTGTATAATAAGGACAAAGGATAA
- a CDS encoding XRE family transcriptional regulator translates to MSVVCQNLKYLRKQKGWTQQEFADKLGIKRSLLGAYEEERAEPRTEVLEQVSDMFRVSIDDLLRRDLGSQKDNFLEKRRQQKLGSARQAIQFVPVKAAAGYLAGYNDDEFIEELNTFTLPMLGAGDYRAFEIAGDSMLPVTSGSVIVCHKVEGWEEIKNNETYVVITSREGIVFKRVVKNTRSKSRLTLVSDNPQFEPYPVEMEDVLELWQSDAVISKSSQQSRMSVNHLADMVSHLQDQVSLLKKKIKD, encoded by the coding sequence ATGTCCGTAGTATGTCAGAATTTGAAATATCTGCGTAAGCAAAAAGGCTGGACGCAGCAAGAGTTTGCAGACAAACTGGGCATCAAGCGTTCTTTGCTGGGTGCATACGAAGAAGAGCGTGCGGAGCCACGTACGGAGGTGCTGGAACAAGTCAGTGACATGTTCCGGGTTTCCATCGATGACCTGCTCCGGCGTGATCTCGGTTCCCAGAAAGATAATTTCCTGGAGAAGCGCCGCCAGCAGAAACTGGGTAGCGCCCGCCAGGCGATACAGTTTGTACCGGTGAAAGCTGCCGCCGGTTACCTTGCCGGCTACAATGACGATGAATTTATTGAGGAGCTCAATACCTTCACCCTGCCTATGCTGGGTGCCGGAGATTACCGCGCCTTTGAAATTGCCGGTGATTCCATGTTGCCTGTTACCTCCGGTTCCGTTATCGTATGCCATAAGGTAGAAGGCTGGGAAGAAATCAAAAACAATGAAACCTATGTGGTCATTACTTCCCGCGAAGGCATTGTTTTTAAAAGAGTGGTGAAAAACACCCGCTCCAAATCCCGGCTTACACTGGTATCAGACAATCCCCAGTTTGAGCCTTATCCGGTGGAAATGGAGGATGTGCTGGAATTATGGCAGTCTGATGCTGTCATCAGCAAATCCAGCCAGCAAAGCCGTATGAGTGTCAACCACCTGGCTGATATGGTCAGCCACCTGCAGGACCAGGTAAGTCTCCTGAAAAAGAAAATCAAAGATTAA